In the genome of Scylla paramamosain isolate STU-SP2022 chromosome 10, ASM3559412v1, whole genome shotgun sequence, the window gtttgagtcgtgtggggtgttttgagtatattgtgggatgtttctgtgtgttatgggtgtgtttgggggtatattgaggtgtagtgagtttgttttgggtttattttctgttttaagtgtttcggtgagtttgggtgtgtgtgtcgggtcttttgaggtgtatttgattgtgtggaagtagttttgggtctttaagggtgtgtttgtggcgtgtttgtggtgttgagtggtgctttaagtgtgttttggatgttttgatgtgttttgggtgtgtttgatgagttttggggtgttgtagtgtattttgggtgttttaaatcttttgagtgtgtctggatgagttttaggtatattggggtgctttgagtgtgttttggataaacTTCGCGTGATTGGGGTGGGTTATTTGGATATTTTTAGATGTTACAGGGTGTTTTCagtgaatattcaatatttggttgtgtttaggtgagtgtagtgggtattttggggtgttgtgatgtgttttggttgtgttttggatgttttgagtgtattttgagtgtgttttggtaagttttgttgcatgtagggatgttgagtgttatatatatatatatatatatatatatatatatatatatatatatatatatatatatatatatatatatatataatgggaaggcaatgagatgagggacaaaagaacatgggatgcaccgcctgtgttcataccgggatctgatgtcagttcttgtgaagggccagaatgcatattcctgaagtctggaaggagtcgtccgccagcctgtatggacactaggctgtagctccaaaactaactgtaggattctctctaaaatagtctcattgagattcttgcacaaaattacctatacgtaacttaatctaacctaacctaaccgctacaagagtaaatgggccgaaacattaccagacttcaggaatatgcctccagagggatacaggttaaggtcgcttcacacacatcagtgccgtattcgttccatgctgttcagtgcttcagtgtcagtaaaaaaaaaattcatcattttggaattcagcggaagcatttacacacgtccggcgaagtaccgtgttttgaaagaagtgattgttacgtctccgttccgtgaaatggaatatcgtcgtcactggtattttaaaaattttcacggatgtcggacaagtgtttgaaataaaatagaagaaattgaaatggtgataaatactctttttaattgatgtaattaatcacattgtacattatacttaccacaacacaccacatcacaccacaccacatcataacacaccacaccataccacagcacaccacacatcactgagcaatgtcatcaaacagtttttggacattcttaagtactggaaaatttttgtttcatcattaattaattccttgcacagagtagcaaaatctccttcagtttctctttttcttccacgtttcatgtacccacttttcttttctttattttttgttaagcaaGCATCTTGCTCTTCATGAAGAATTATGACAATCATAGCCAACTCCACGTCTGAAAGGGATATGTGTGCATAGACGTCACGAAAGCGACATGGATATCACTGACACTATACGATACTAATACGGCACTGATAGGTGTGAAACCACCTTTGAGTGTACTATTCAGATAGTGTACCCACTATctgccaatttcactgggacaaaagcacaattaggtgattgttaagaagaagaacaacaataataataataataataataataataataataataataataataatataacaaaaggagttaagccatctatatagttagctagattgatattatcattattattgttatcatcattattacatatcaaggtattgtgacattattattaataatatattattattattattttcattattattattattattattattattattattattattgttattattattatcattatcatatttcagctatccaacatcagaacagtatatgaatatcgcaaatgctgttttgacatcatttcctgccatcctgagaaacagtgatctcgaggagcatgaattgcagctgcaatggaaattgcgcatccagcgcaagtttcagaattcaagaaagaggcaggattcctcagtgactgaggtgacgtcaaggaaaaagaagatcccttgcatagcgccaaaagagactacgtgtccactgatgtatggagtaaaggcttaccttccaccaaggccccattcagaagatgatgagtcattagagagacatagacagtggcttgctctacattggatgaagaaagatcccgagttagataaggtatgtgatatttgtacgcttgatttatcttttttatatttcagagacttctttactggtgttgtttaaaaatacctgctcttatgtaagcaatttcaatggtactggtggatagccactgaaaaattatgcttgtatatatatatatatatatatatatatatatatatatatatatatatatatatatatatatatatatatatatatatatatatatatatatatgagggagagagggaggctggcgggacagtcaacttatgaaaactaattttactttaatgatttccctcaggctgaacgcctcatgcagttgacactctctgagagacgcaaaaaaataatcaatgggaacattcttctagcagaaatcctgaacttgtacctgtggattcagacttttgatggcataagtgtgtatatatgtacactttatggattttgctacatattgttactaattgtcaactttatttgtagggctataatgtatatagctatttatattttatagtaggtaattgatatttaactactggtacttccattctccctctcaggctcagaggcctcagtgacgggagataagcactcataactaagaacagttattgcagatgctcatctctgtaaccttcacatataattatttgatgcttatatctttacagataatgaaggagttcctgagattagaaccacaagcggatgaaccagacccaagagtagcagctttgaaagggctggagaaatatagactcccaataattgccattctcaaaaaaagaaaagcagttcctctgtatatggaaaccttacttgaaGCTAAATCCCCACGATGAAAGTCAATGTGAGTAATGTCTAgttcaatttgttcatttcagtagctggtaccaatttaatatatgtatcttttcatcattagcaatgcatctttcacttttataagcttagtattcatgaaactatgctgcatgcaaaaaccaaacatatgatatatatatatataatatatatatatatatatatatatatatatatatatatatatatatatatatatatatatatatatatatatatatatatatatatatatatatatatatatatatatatatatatattttttttttaatgccttttttaccttttttttttttatttctctatgttattgcaagtgataagtgaagcttctttattactgttctgagcatttctgtagatttgtttagttagtatatcccatagaaatactcattttctttttttgtgtggctttaaaggattaatggtgacatatggatatgatctgggttaaaagcttgtacaaataaggttaaatgtctatttttgcacttgttgtttccctaagtttcttaaaagtactgtgatataatgattagcagtggactaattaattattctttacagggtctgtaactccttacatttaatttatgttaactttacttacatattttttcctttagtttatgaatgggaggaaggtttaatattcatatcttaagagatgcttactttcttttccgcattgcaagttttagtgattaatactcacaaatgtgtattatttacttaatggcttgttaaagcaggttgtttttgtgttgctttttttttttttctcatgctacgatgaagtgttactaatggagtttattttttacatatgttttatatatcattacagttttgaggggagctttctgttaaatgttcaagtgaaaagcatattatactatagatgataaaaattatagtgtttattttttttatttatttttttttaatgcaatgaaatgtagggaacatttaattgtatatgaatatattgaatttattacctattctCTCCATAACCTTGAGACAGCAGTAGCTAGCTGctagtattaaaggtactaatgattcatcatctgcctaagaaagactaactaattagtcatttaattgactaacctatgatccactttactaatgtggttagtagaagcagtgaacagtacgaaggcattagtcagatatatttgagtaagaccatactcaggttgagtgctcagttagtcacaaattgactaacattatgttagtcactgtgactaatgccactcgttctagaccccatgtgttttactaagaaaagttagtcagcacgactaactttggttttgtgtgataTATAAAGGTACTAGGCCTTGCTGGCGCCCGAGAGTGTAAGAAAGGCGGGAAAAGTGAGTGGCGAGTGTGTGGGGCGACACTGTACCCTCCCCACGGTTTTGGAGgacaaagtgaaagatggaggcggaaggaagggcCAGTGAGCTGCGTATGCTTCACCTCTGAGTGGacgtaggggaaaaaaaaaatgacacgtttcggAAATAACTTGTATCATAAGTAGAGAACGTGCATCCCTTAAGCAGCTGCGCATTGCAAGGCCACGAGAGTACGTGGTATGATCGCAAGTGACACGTCCGGAAATCAGCGTTTAATTGCGTgtgtcttaatagaaaaaaatagctgatttccaaattatacaTCAAAGTATGACCTCGTCTAGTTCAGAAGAGTCCTTCGTATaaatgcactggtgtgtgtatgtgtgtgtgagtgttattgctagttatctctctctctctctctctctctctctctctctctctctgtcaggagttgcacaggtcttcaagggtatttttacggttttagtgacagattaacaacatttctacattaataacaggagaaacaccattgaaaaccctgataatcatctttatagctttgaaaaacagtcatgaggagagagagagagagagagagagagagagagagagagtaggagccaGGGTTGCCAGGTCTGCGGCAGTATTCCCGCGCACTTTTACTCCAAAAAGAGCCCAAAACCCGCGGACTCCACCCTCCAAAAGAGCCCAAAAAGAGCCCAATATTTTATGAATAATATGCATGTTGTGTTAAAAACgagaaaggtagaaaacgagACATACTTTATTTaaacctataataataataatgataataataataataataataataataatagtgatagtagtagtagtagtagtaattgttgttgttgtggtagtagtagtagtagtaacagcaataataaagaGTATTGTCAGTACTTTCGTCTATTATCAATGAATATTCACTTTTGCCAATGTCACAACACATTTCCTTCAGCATACACGGTGCTAACACTTTGTTTACGAGTGCCGTGCATTTTGTCCTATGTAAGGATATATCCTTACCAGAAACATCTTTTACTAGCTCACCCATGTGATCGATTGTCCTGACGCTTGAATGACAAGCAATGTGAGCTGCTAACTTCAGCTCAGCAACTTTTGCATCACTAGTGACTTTTGTTCTTGATAACCCTGATTGAAACAGAGTCCTCATGTTAGAAAATGGAGCAGCATTTTTCTCATGCTTTGCTGTTAGACCATGCTTGATAAGGTCACTGTGATGGGCTCTGATCACAGTTTTGCAAAATTTGCAGGATGCATGAGTATCATCGCCGGGTATACTCCTTATCCACGTCTTGAGCCCGTCCTCTTGTTCCCACTCTTTACAGTATCTTTTGCTGTATTTCGACCACTTGCTCATGTTCACTTGAGCGTACACACGTATGCACGTGGCCTGTATCCAGTAtacttgtatctcctccagGCAGGCTGAGGCAGCTATGAGGCTGAGAATAAACTggctgtgtttcagtgtgtgtgctgtgaggtgaatgtggaaattaTGGGTGCGGCATGCAGGTGTTCAGGATGGGTGTCCTACAGTCTTAATGAGGTCATGCGGCCCTAGTAGTAATCCccttagggagaggggagacttgTTCACACCCTTCTGCTGGCTG includes:
- the LOC135103990 gene encoding uncharacterized protein LOC135103990 isoform X1, whose translation is MSTFVCVCVGGCWISDRWRWGVTTASGWLAAVFWSALVNLALHALLTSVSVFPTPSSCTKHRQASPERHEYVSYPTSEQYMNIANAVLTSFPAILRNSDLEEHELQLQWKLRIQRKFQNSRKRQDSSVTEVTSRKKKIPCIAPKETTCPLMYGVKAYLPPRPHSEDDESLERHRQWLALHWMKKDPELDKIMKEFLRLEPQADEPDPRVAALKGLEKYRLPIIAILKKRKAVPLYMETLLEAKSPR
- the LOC135103990 gene encoding uncharacterized protein LOC135103990 isoform X2; amino-acid sequence: MSTFVCVCVGGCWISDRWRWGVTTASGWLAAVFWSALVNLALHALLTSVSVFPTPSSCTKHRQASPERHDYPTSEQYMNIANAVLTSFPAILRNSDLEEHELQLQWKLRIQRKFQNSRKRQDSSVTEVTSRKKKIPCIAPKETTCPLMYGVKAYLPPRPHSEDDESLERHRQWLALHWMKKDPELDKIMKEFLRLEPQADEPDPRVAALKGLEKYRLPIIAILKKRKAVPLYMETLLEAKSPR